A section of the Virgibacillus sp. NKC19-3 genome encodes:
- a CDS encoding sigma-54-dependent Fis family transcriptional regulator: MIQDFIQRSDKMVEKEEMLRVERWMISNPTSISIDKTIKEAAQVVDKIDRDWIPVVSEGMKPVGMVSASIILNSFLHGNEETSVVNSISKENFFIVRSRDSLLDIYSLSYTFFAVIDDQNRLVGTISQNEILKGLSWYVKELEHTAEILNVILDSAYEGVAVVDEKGIVREFNKAYSRFTGIDKKVAIGSHVQDIIDNTNLNNTVKTGLPERGAVQYIQGQAMIVHRIPIWKNDHVIGAIGMVIFEGVTELYRIYERFQENTIPNKQEQHSLSKQRGESSIVTLDQIIGVSESTSTTKRFARKIAKTKATVLITGESGTGKEMYAKGIHHLSALSAGPFISVNCGAIPEHLFESELFGYAEGAFTGAKKGGKPGKFELAQNGTLFLDEIAEMPLMMQTKLLRILQEKEFERVGGIEKYEMNMRIIAATNRHLKEMVEAGDFREDLFYRINVIELPISPLRKRKEDIPPLVSNYLYAICTAYQIPVKSITPEAMSKFVHHNWYGNIRELRNTIEKIVVLVDGDIIDSHHLPEIMIDNEILKETSQYEQATLIKQMKDLGDEKEKELIQRILKETKGNKSKAAEKLGIHRTTLYQKLKKYEVH; the protein is encoded by the coding sequence ATGATTCAGGATTTCATCCAACGTTCAGATAAAATGGTAGAGAAAGAAGAGATGTTAAGGGTAGAGAGATGGATGATCTCTAACCCTACATCTATTTCAATAGATAAAACAATAAAAGAAGCAGCACAAGTGGTAGACAAAATAGATAGAGATTGGATTCCAGTGGTAAGTGAAGGGATGAAGCCGGTAGGAATGGTTTCAGCTAGCATAATTTTAAATAGCTTTTTACATGGAAATGAAGAAACATCTGTAGTAAACAGTATTTCAAAAGAGAACTTTTTTATTGTCCGGTCGCGTGATTCCTTGTTAGATATTTACTCCTTATCCTATACATTTTTTGCCGTTATCGATGATCAGAATAGATTAGTAGGTACTATATCACAGAATGAAATTTTGAAAGGGCTTTCCTGGTATGTTAAGGAACTTGAACATACAGCAGAAATCCTGAATGTCATTTTAGATAGTGCATATGAAGGGGTTGCTGTTGTGGATGAAAAAGGTATCGTAAGAGAATTTAATAAAGCATATAGTCGTTTTACAGGAATTGATAAAAAAGTAGCTATTGGAAGTCATGTTCAGGACATAATTGACAATACGAATTTAAATAATACAGTGAAAACGGGGTTGCCCGAACGGGGAGCAGTACAATATATTCAGGGACAGGCAATGATTGTACATCGGATTCCTATTTGGAAAAACGATCACGTTATTGGTGCGATTGGTATGGTTATTTTTGAGGGTGTTACAGAGTTGTATCGAATCTACGAAAGATTTCAGGAAAATACGATTCCAAATAAACAAGAACAGCATTCTCTTTCTAAACAAAGAGGAGAGAGTAGCATCGTGACATTGGATCAGATTATTGGTGTCAGTGAGAGTACCTCTACTACAAAGCGTTTTGCAAGGAAAATTGCAAAAACCAAAGCAACCGTGTTAATAACAGGGGAGAGTGGTACAGGTAAGGAAATGTATGCAAAGGGTATCCACCATTTAAGTGCACTATCGGCAGGGCCGTTTATCAGTGTAAATTGTGGTGCCATACCAGAGCATTTATTTGAATCCGAATTATTTGGCTATGCAGAAGGAGCATTTACTGGAGCAAAAAAGGGTGGCAAGCCAGGTAAATTTGAATTGGCCCAAAATGGAACATTGTTCTTAGACGAAATTGCGGAAATGCCTCTTATGATGCAGACAAAATTATTACGAATTTTACAGGAAAAGGAATTTGAACGTGTCGGTGGGATTGAGAAATACGAAATGAATATGAGAATTATTGCAGCTACCAATCGCCATTTAAAAGAGATGGTAGAAGCGGGAGATTTTCGTGAGGACCTTTTTTACCGAATAAATGTTATTGAGTTGCCGATATCACCGCTTCGCAAGCGCAAAGAAGACATTCCACCACTGGTCTCAAATTATTTATATGCTATCTGTACGGCATATCAAATTCCGGTAAAATCAATAACTCCAGAGGCAATGTCAAAATTTGTCCATCATAATTGGTACGGCAATATAAGAGAACTTAGGAATACAATTGAAAAGATTGTTGTGTTAGTGGATGGGGATATCATTGATTCCCACCATTTACCCGAAATTATGATAGATAACGAGATTTTAAAAGAAACATCACAGTATGAACAAGCGACATTGATCAAACAAATGAAAGACCTCGGTGATGAGAAAGAAAAAGAACTAATACAGAGGATATTAAAAGAGACGAAGGGCAATAAGTCAAAAGCCGCAGAAAAGCTTGGTATTCATAGAACCACTTTATATCAAAAACTAAAAAAATATGAAGTTCATTAA
- a CDS encoding flavin-dependent oxidoreductase, translating to MSETKTAIIVGGGIGGLVSALKLHYSGVKVRVFESVENIRALGVGINLLPHAVRILTELGLAEKLEAIGLPTAELCYFNKFGQKIWQEPRGLHAGYHYPQYSIHRGRLQMLLLEAVKEKLGEEAVLTNHHLISFDTFSDCTVAHFEDKKTGAFVGSYEADMIIAADGIHSVVRKCFYPDEGDPIFSGRILWRGLTEASSFLTSRTMIMAGFQNQKFVAYPVDPEVSGDRTLINWIAELAVDKEMPSRADWNRKIDKAKFAPAFAEWDFGWLNVPQLIRDTDAVYEFPMVDRDPLPAWSFGRVTLLGDAAHPMYPIGSNGASQAILDADALGQAMKEHSSVELALKSYEKMRLTNTANIVRSNRKNGPEHVMQIVEERAPDGFDALNEVISRKELEDIAGSYKKIAGFDKHTLNKQ from the coding sequence ATGTCTGAAACGAAAACGGCGATCATTGTCGGAGGCGGAATTGGCGGGCTTGTGTCTGCGCTTAAGCTTCATTATAGCGGTGTAAAGGTCCGTGTGTTTGAAAGTGTAGAAAATATTCGAGCGTTGGGTGTTGGAATCAACCTATTGCCACATGCTGTCCGTATTTTGACGGAACTTGGATTAGCGGAAAAACTCGAAGCAATCGGTTTGCCTACAGCAGAACTTTGTTATTTTAACAAGTTCGGTCAGAAGATTTGGCAAGAACCAAGGGGATTGCATGCAGGTTATCATTATCCGCAATATTCGATTCATCGAGGTAGGCTGCAAATGCTACTTTTGGAAGCTGTCAAGGAGAAATTAGGTGAAGAGGCAGTGTTAACCAATCATCACCTGATTTCATTTGATACTTTCTCAGATTGTACGGTGGCACATTTTGAGGATAAAAAAACAGGAGCATTTGTAGGATCCTATGAGGCGGATATGATAATTGCAGCAGATGGCATTCATTCGGTTGTTCGTAAATGTTTTTATCCAGATGAAGGGGATCCGATCTTTAGTGGACGGATTTTATGGCGAGGCCTTACAGAGGCTTCTTCTTTTTTAACAAGTAGAACAATGATTATGGCTGGGTTCCAGAATCAAAAATTTGTCGCATATCCGGTTGATCCGGAAGTTTCAGGAGATCGTACACTTATCAACTGGATTGCGGAGCTAGCGGTAGATAAGGAAATGCCCTCCCGTGCTGATTGGAACCGGAAAATAGATAAAGCGAAATTCGCTCCTGCCTTTGCAGAGTGGGACTTTGGATGGTTAAATGTGCCACAACTTATTCGAGATACGGATGCAGTCTATGAGTTTCCAATGGTGGATCGCGACCCTCTGCCAGCGTGGTCGTTCGGCAGAGTGACGTTATTAGGTGATGCAGCACATCCGATGTATCCAATAGGATCGAATGGTGCTTCACAAGCGATTCTTGATGCAGATGCATTAGGACAGGCTATGAAGGAACACTCGAGTGTGGAACTGGCTTTAAAATCATATGAAAAAATGCGACTGACTAATACTGCCAACATTGTAAGAAGCAACCGGAAGAATGGACCAGAACATGTTATGCAAATTGTAGAAGAGCGTGCTCCTGATGGGTTTGACGCTTTAAACGAAGTAATTTCTCGGAAGGAACTTGAGGATATAGCGGGGAGTTATAAGAAAATTGCCGGATTTGATAAGCATACACTGAATAAGCAGTAA
- a CDS encoding sodium:solute symporter family protein, translated as MKQDLAFGGWSGILIMVVYGLLMLGIGLITYLRNRRIRESNEEYYLGGKGLSVMVLFFTFYATQYSGNTIIGYIPQGYRIGFEWMQSITFMILVLVGYLLFAPRLYVLSRKHHFVTPSDWLKKRFRSNGITILGSFLMLYGLGNYLLEQLVAVGQGVSGLTGGTIPYQVAVVFFIVIMLIYSWLGGMRAVAYTDTMQGIALLAGVFILVIGSIIYFGGLPTSADYMAALSPEKLGVPDSGGIAGWFSMLILTCIGAAIYPHAIQRVFSAKSEKTLKNAFIGMAWMPFITTGVILLVGIIGINAFPGLDVMESEQLVGMMANVIASQNAFFYWAMILLFGGIIAAIISTADSVLLTLSSVISKDLYGDYVNPKASEHKQILVGKIAGIIAVGVLLIIAWYPPATLYEIFVLKFELLIQIAPAFILGLYWKQLHTQSVFVGMLVGTIISSIMTFSNIEPFGIFSGLWGLLVNLIICVAGSLALKNTFADQEENENVIGL; from the coding sequence ATGAAGCAAGATTTAGCGTTTGGCGGCTGGTCTGGTATTCTGATCATGGTTGTTTATGGCCTGCTTATGCTGGGGATAGGTTTAATAACATATTTGAGAAACCGAAGAATTCGAGAAAGCAATGAAGAATATTATTTGGGTGGTAAGGGATTAAGTGTCATGGTTCTATTTTTCACATTTTATGCCACCCAATATAGTGGAAATACGATCATTGGTTATATTCCACAAGGTTATCGGATCGGTTTTGAATGGATGCAATCCATCACATTTATGATTCTCGTTTTAGTGGGTTATTTATTATTCGCTCCACGACTATATGTGTTAAGTAGGAAGCATCATTTTGTAACACCATCGGACTGGCTAAAGAAACGCTTTCGATCGAACGGGATAACGATTTTAGGTTCGTTTCTCATGCTTTATGGTTTAGGAAATTATCTCCTAGAGCAGCTAGTAGCTGTCGGACAGGGTGTTTCGGGATTAACTGGTGGAACTATACCTTATCAAGTTGCTGTTGTTTTCTTCATTGTGATTATGCTTATTTACAGCTGGCTAGGAGGAATGCGAGCTGTGGCATATACAGATACGATGCAAGGAATTGCGCTTCTGGCGGGTGTGTTTATCCTTGTTATTGGTTCGATTATCTATTTTGGAGGATTACCTACTTCTGCAGATTATATGGCTGCATTATCACCCGAGAAGCTTGGTGTGCCAGATTCTGGTGGAATAGCCGGCTGGTTCAGTATGTTAATTCTTACATGTATCGGTGCAGCAATTTATCCTCATGCCATACAGCGTGTTTTTTCTGCCAAAAGTGAAAAGACCCTAAAAAACGCATTCATTGGGATGGCATGGATGCCATTTATAACGACAGGTGTCATACTATTAGTGGGTATTATTGGAATTAATGCATTTCCTGGGTTGGATGTAATGGAATCTGAACAGTTGGTTGGTATGATGGCAAATGTCATTGCATCACAAAACGCTTTTTTCTATTGGGCAATGATTTTGCTGTTTGGGGGAATTATTGCAGCTATCATATCTACTGCTGATTCTGTTCTATTAACACTTTCATCGGTTATTTCTAAGGATTTGTACGGCGATTATGTAAATCCGAAAGCCAGTGAACATAAACAGATTTTGGTAGGAAAAATCGCTGGAATTATTGCGGTCGGGGTTCTACTAATTATTGCTTGGTATCCTCCAGCAACGTTATATGAAATATTTGTGTTGAAATTTGAATTACTTATTCAGATAGCCCCAGCTTTCATTTTAGGGTTATACTGGAAACAGCTTCATACCCAATCCGTATTTGTTGGCATGCTTGTTGGCACCATTATTTCTTCCATCATGACATTCTCAAATATAGAACCATTTGGTATCTTTAGCGGACTATGGGGGCTGCTGGTTAATCTGATCATTTGTGTTGCTGGAAGCCTTGCATTAAAAAATACCTTTGCTGATCAAGAGGAAAACGAGAACGTTATTGGATTGTAA